A single region of the Hyphomicrobiales bacterium genome encodes:
- the cobI gene encoding Precorrin-2 C(20)-methyltransferase, producing the protein MSLPPIKSGTLYGVGLGPGEPDYMTMRATRVIADADILAFFAKRGRPGHARTIAAGLIDAGRREMPLIYPMTTEMPADSAEYRASLAAFYEESVAAITAELAAGASVAVLCEGDPFFYGSFMHLWRRLYGRWPLEVVPGVTGMSGAWTRAAAPITWGDDVLTVLPGTLPEEVLAQRLAGTDAAVIMKLGRHLPKVRRALEAAGIAGRAIYIERGTMADERIMPLGAMTDADAPYFAMVIVPGEGRRP; encoded by the coding sequence GTGAGCTTGCCCCCCATCAAGTCAGGCACGCTTTATGGCGTCGGTCTCGGCCCCGGCGAGCCCGACTACATGACCATGCGCGCCACGCGCGTGATCGCCGACGCCGATATCCTCGCCTTCTTCGCCAAGCGTGGGCGGCCCGGCCACGCGCGCACCATCGCGGCGGGGCTGATTGACGCCGGCAGGCGCGAGATGCCGCTGATCTATCCGATGACCACGGAGATGCCGGCGGATTCGGCCGAATACCGGGCAAGCCTCGCAGCTTTCTATGAGGAGAGCGTGGCGGCGATCACGGCCGAGCTCGCCGCCGGGGCGAGTGTCGCGGTGCTCTGCGAGGGCGACCCCTTCTTCTATGGATCCTTCATGCATCTGTGGCGACGGCTCTACGGCCGCTGGCCCCTGGAGGTGGTGCCGGGCGTTACCGGCATGTCGGGCGCCTGGACGCGGGCGGCCGCGCCGATCACCTGGGGGGACGACGTCCTGACGGTGCTCCCCGGGACCTTGCCCGAGGAGGTGCTGGCCCAGCGCCTTGCGGGGACCGACGCGGCAGTCATCATGAAGCTCGGGCGGCACCTGCCGAAGGTGCGGCGGGCGCTGGAAGCCGCCGGCATCGCCGGCCGCGCCATCTATATCGAGCGCGGCACCATGGCGGACGAGCGCATCATGCCGCTCGGCGCGATGACCGACGCCGATGCGCCCTATTTCGCCATGGTGATCGTGCCCGGCGAGGGCAGGCGGCCATGA
- the cobH gene encoding Precorrin-8X methylmutase, whose amino-acid sequence MAETQASNRDYIREGDEIYRRSFAIIRSEARLTRFSPMEERVAVRIIHASGMVEVADDIAMTPDFAETARAALRAGAPILCDSKMVANGITRARLPADNAVICTLDDRSVPDLAREIGNTRSAAALELWRPHLDGAVLVFGNAPTALFRLLEMLDEGASKPAAIIGLPVGFVGAAESKEALMADGRVPALIVKGRKGGSAMAAAAVNALARDAE is encoded by the coding sequence ATGGCTGAAACACAGGCTTCCAATCGCGATTACATTCGCGAGGGTGACGAGATCTATCGGCGATCCTTCGCCATCATCCGCTCCGAGGCGCGGCTTACGCGCTTCTCGCCGATGGAAGAGCGGGTCGCCGTGCGCATCATTCACGCCTCAGGCATGGTCGAGGTGGCCGACGATATCGCCATGACGCCAGATTTTGCCGAGACCGCACGGGCGGCGCTCCGCGCCGGCGCGCCCATCCTCTGTGATTCCAAGATGGTGGCGAACGGCATCACCCGTGCGCGCCTGCCGGCGGACAATGCGGTGATCTGCACGCTGGACGATCGCTCGGTGCCCGATCTCGCGCGCGAAATCGGCAATACGCGCAGCGCTGCGGCGCTCGAATTGTGGCGTCCGCATCTCGATGGCGCCGTCCTTGTCTTCGGCAATGCGCCGACCGCCCTGTTCCGCCTGCTGGAGATGCTGGACGAGGGAGCTTCAAAGCCCGCCGCCATCATCGGTCTGCCTGTCGGCTTCGTCGGCGCGGCCGAATCCAAGGAGGCGCTCATGGCCGATGGCCGCGTCCCCGCGCTCATCGTGAAAGGGCGAAAGGGCGGCAGCGCCATGGCCGCCGCGGCCGTGAACGCACTGGCGAGGGATGCCGAGTGA